A region from the Variovorax sp. RKNM96 genome encodes:
- a CDS encoding NAD(P)H-dependent oxidoreductase, whose translation MKILHVVCSPRGEASESYRLSRKIVARLMGREPAATVMARVIGGNALPHIDANYALGQHSATAQITQDGAVAQSDELIRELEDSDVVVIGTPMHNLSVPSALKAWIDHVVRARRTFNTGPGGKVGLLRDRPVFIAVASGGSFSGEYARQPDFLTPYLTVILAQIGLKDLHFFSVQGTGLGPEILEKSRTGADEALQAYFLPHA comes from the coding sequence ATGAAGATCCTGCATGTCGTCTGCAGCCCCCGCGGGGAAGCCTCCGAGAGCTACAGGCTCTCCCGAAAAATCGTCGCGCGCCTGATGGGCCGCGAGCCGGCTGCGACAGTGATGGCGCGTGTGATCGGCGGCAATGCCCTGCCCCACATCGACGCGAACTACGCGCTCGGCCAGCATTCGGCCACGGCGCAGATCACGCAGGACGGGGCCGTGGCCCAATCCGATGAGCTGATCCGGGAGCTGGAGGATTCGGATGTCGTGGTCATCGGAACGCCGATGCACAACCTGAGCGTGCCCTCCGCGCTGAAGGCGTGGATCGATCACGTCGTCCGGGCGCGCCGCACTTTCAACACAGGCCCGGGCGGCAAGGTGGGCCTGCTCCGCGACCGGCCGGTGTTCATCGCCGTGGCTTCGGGCGGCAGTTTTTCCGGAGAGTACGCGCGGCAGCCGGATTTCCTCACGCCGTACCTGACCGTCATCCTGGCCCAGATCGGGCTGAAGGATCTGCACTTCTTCTCGGTCCAGGGAACGGGCCTGGGGCCGGAGATTCTCGAGAAGTCGAGGACGGGCGCCGACGAAGCCCTTCAGGCGTATTTTTTGCCGCACGCCTAA
- a CDS encoding TonB-dependent receptor codes for MSRIPSAPTLGLAALFGAACAPGLAIAQEAGAAARSLPQVEVTDDAPGPNGRLDLDTPSDTASRLGLTPRETPASVTVVNRAVIDARGAQNTQEILRAIPGVTAHDAPGNIGVSYRGFSAGSIGQLFNGINVQYSIAARPVDSWIYDRVEAIGGPSSFLFGSGALGGSINYITKTPERSDFAEARLRLGTQHLQEASFGLNRRVAGDGGAGSHYARIDVNHRDANGWTDGTGSRSTQLAASLLSNLGGGLKHTLAYEFQDENVDRPYWGTPVLNPVAGTMRIDPGIRFKNFNSSDGLYAQRVQWLRSVTEWQATDALQLKNTFYAYDALRDYRNVESYRYNPGNTAVIRSGALLQRHDQDVWGNRVEGLYKGRLGSLKSDWSFGLDFSVNRQTRFPNSLPGTVSTVNPYAFTVERFFEVKGMVPGFRPDRDNKVRTTALYLENRTALMPSLHLVTALRHERIDLDLVNRRTVDAANPATFHRGYKPTTGRIGLVWDVAPGASLYAQYATAADPPSGVLSTASFADVRNNSELTTGRQVEVGTKLDFWQGKGTATLAAYGIRRNNIASQDPNNSALTVLVGEQSSKGVELALGLQPTRQWSLQGNLTYVDARYERFTQGGVSLAGRTPTNTPAMVANLWVSHAFTPRLEASVGVRHVSKVYADAANTASWPSYTLLDLGLSWKVSNTVTVVGRIRNATDRIHAVNVGSTFAYLGAPRTADVSLRVAF; via the coding sequence ATGTCCCGTATTCCTTCCGCCCCCACGCTGGGGCTCGCGGCCCTGTTCGGCGCCGCCTGCGCGCCCGGCCTCGCGATTGCTCAAGAGGCCGGCGCGGCCGCACGGTCGCTGCCCCAGGTCGAAGTGACCGACGACGCGCCCGGCCCCAACGGCCGGCTCGACCTCGACACCCCCTCCGACACCGCGAGCCGCCTGGGCCTCACGCCGCGCGAGACGCCGGCCTCGGTCACCGTGGTGAACCGCGCGGTCATCGACGCACGCGGTGCGCAGAACACACAGGAGATCCTGCGCGCCATTCCCGGCGTGACCGCGCACGACGCGCCCGGCAACATCGGCGTGAGCTACCGCGGCTTCAGCGCCGGCTCGATCGGCCAGCTCTTCAACGGCATCAACGTGCAGTACTCGATTGCCGCGCGGCCGGTCGACAGCTGGATCTACGACCGTGTCGAGGCCATCGGCGGGCCCTCGAGCTTCCTCTTCGGCTCGGGCGCGCTGGGTGGCTCGATCAACTACATCACCAAGACGCCCGAGCGCAGCGACTTCGCCGAAGCGCGGCTGCGCCTGGGCACGCAGCACCTGCAGGAAGCTTCCTTCGGGCTGAATCGCCGCGTGGCCGGCGATGGCGGCGCGGGCAGCCACTACGCGCGCATCGATGTGAACCACCGCGATGCCAATGGCTGGACCGACGGCACCGGCAGCCGGTCGACGCAGCTCGCGGCCTCGCTGCTCTCGAACCTGGGCGGCGGCCTCAAGCACACGCTGGCCTACGAGTTCCAGGACGAGAACGTCGACCGGCCCTACTGGGGCACGCCCGTGCTCAACCCGGTGGCCGGCACGATGCGCATCGACCCCGGCATCCGCTTCAAGAACTTCAACAGCAGCGACGGGCTCTATGCGCAGCGCGTGCAGTGGCTGCGCTCGGTCACCGAATGGCAGGCCACCGATGCGCTGCAGCTGAAGAACACCTTCTACGCCTACGACGCGCTGCGCGACTACCGCAACGTCGAGAGCTACCGCTACAACCCGGGCAACACCGCGGTGATCCGCTCCGGGGCCTTGCTGCAGCGGCACGACCAGGACGTGTGGGGCAACCGCGTCGAGGGGCTCTACAAGGGCCGGCTCGGCAGCCTGAAGAGCGACTGGTCCTTCGGCCTGGACTTCAGCGTGAACCGCCAGACGCGCTTTCCCAACAGCCTTCCGGGCACGGTGAGCACGGTGAATCCATACGCCTTCACCGTCGAGCGCTTCTTCGAGGTGAAGGGCATGGTGCCCGGCTTCCGCCCCGACCGCGACAACAAGGTGCGAACCACCGCGCTCTACCTGGAGAACCGCACCGCGCTGATGCCTTCGCTGCATCTGGTCACGGCGCTGCGCCACGAGCGCATCGACCTCGACCTGGTGAACCGCCGCACGGTGGACGCGGCGAATCCCGCCACCTTCCACCGCGGCTACAAGCCCACGACCGGGCGCATCGGGCTGGTGTGGGATGTGGCGCCGGGCGCGAGCCTGTATGCGCAATACGCCACGGCGGCCGACCCGCCTTCGGGCGTGCTCTCCACCGCCTCGTTCGCCGACGTGCGCAACAACAGCGAGCTCACCACCGGCCGGCAGGTGGAGGTCGGCACCAAGCTCGATTTCTGGCAGGGCAAAGGCACGGCCACGCTCGCGGCCTACGGCATCCGCCGCAACAACATCGCGTCGCAGGACCCGAACAACAGCGCGCTCACCGTGCTCGTGGGCGAGCAATCGTCCAAGGGCGTGGAGCTGGCGCTGGGCCTGCAGCCGACGCGGCAGTGGTCGCTGCAGGGCAACCTCACCTACGTGGATGCGCGCTATGAGCGCTTCACGCAGGGCGGCGTGTCGCTCGCGGGCCGCACGCCGACCAACACACCGGCCATGGTCGCGAATCTCTGGGTGTCGCATGCGTTCACGCCCCGCCTGGAGGCCAGCGTGGGCGTGCGGCACGTGAGCAAGGTGTACGCCGATGCGGCGAACACCGCGAGCTGGCCGAGCTACACGCTGCTGGACCTCGGGCTGAGCTGGAAGGTCAGCAACACCGTCACCGTGGTCGGCCGCATCCGCAACGCAACGGACCGCATCCACGCGGTGAACGTTGGCAGCACCTTCGCCTACCTCGGCGCGCCGCGCACGGCGGACGTCTCGCTGCGTGTGGCGTTCTGA
- a CDS encoding LysR substrate-binding domain-containing protein: MRLRHIEVFNAIMLTGSVSAAARLINITQPAVSRTLQHAELQLGFPLFQRAKGRLSPTTEALTLYPHIERLFAQLDEVQRLAANLKAGSDTGELRILSVLALSYEILPRALKAFREKHPGYAITVESLHSPQIMSALLRQEADVGFAFSPAVHPSLTQETLADSRMVCIAPKGMLPRALVRNGSVALHDLVDRPVIGLDSRDPVGTSLSQACRQAGVGFQQAVVTVQTYHAALAMAHHGLGVALVDGCTARSADREKVDVLTLEPHIPVPVRALRFTGRPDSVAVRGITRCMQQAIQETL; the protein is encoded by the coding sequence ATGCGGCTGCGCCACATCGAGGTCTTCAACGCGATCATGCTGACCGGCAGCGTGAGCGCGGCGGCGCGGCTCATCAACATCACGCAGCCGGCGGTGAGCCGCACCCTGCAGCACGCGGAGCTGCAGCTGGGTTTTCCGCTGTTCCAGCGCGCCAAGGGGCGGCTCTCGCCGACCACCGAGGCGCTCACGCTGTACCCGCACATCGAGCGCCTGTTCGCGCAGCTCGACGAAGTGCAGCGGCTGGCTGCCAACCTCAAGGCTGGCAGCGACACGGGCGAGTTGCGCATCCTGAGCGTGCTCGCGCTGAGCTACGAGATCTTGCCGCGCGCGCTCAAGGCCTTCCGCGAAAAGCATCCGGGCTACGCGATCACCGTCGAGTCGCTGCATTCGCCGCAGATCATGTCGGCGCTGCTGCGGCAGGAGGCCGACGTGGGCTTCGCCTTCAGCCCCGCGGTGCATCCCTCGCTCACGCAGGAGACGCTGGCCGACAGCCGCATGGTGTGCATCGCCCCCAAGGGCATGCTGCCGCGTGCGCTGGTGCGCAACGGCTCGGTGGCGCTGCACGACCTGGTCGATCGGCCGGTGATCGGCCTGGACAGCCGCGACCCCGTCGGCACGAGTCTCAGCCAGGCCTGCCGGCAGGCCGGCGTCGGCTTCCAGCAGGCGGTGGTGACGGTGCAGACTTATCACGCGGCGCTGGCCATGGCGCACCACGGGCTCGGCGTGGCGCTGGTCGATGGCTGCACCGCGCGTTCGGCGGACCGCGAGAAGGTCGATGTGCTCACGCTCGAGCCGCACATCCCGGTGCCGGTGCGCGCATTGCGCTTCACCGGCCGGCCCGATTCGGTGGCAGTGCGCGGCATCACGCGCTGCATGCAGCAGGCGATCCAGGAAACGCTTTAG
- a CDS encoding multidrug efflux SMR transporter has translation MAWTLLGIAGLLEIVFAFAMKSSEGFTRLVPALFTVGAGLSSVVLLALSMRTLPMGTGYAVWTGIGAAGTAIVGMVVLGDSAAPMRLLCIALILAGVIGLKLVTGD, from the coding sequence ATGGCATGGACACTGCTCGGCATCGCCGGGCTTCTCGAGATCGTCTTCGCCTTCGCGATGAAGTCGTCCGAAGGCTTCACGCGGCTGGTGCCCGCGCTGTTCACGGTCGGTGCGGGCCTCTCGAGCGTGGTGCTTCTGGCGCTCTCGATGCGCACCCTGCCGATGGGCACGGGCTACGCGGTCTGGACCGGCATCGGCGCGGCCGGCACCGCGATCGTGGGCATGGTGGTGCTGGGCGACTCGGCCGCGCCGATGCGGCTCTTGTGCATCGCGCTCATCCTGGCGGGCGTGATCGGGCTCAAGCTGGTCACGGGCGACTGA
- a CDS encoding carboxymuconolactone decarboxylase family protein — MSNRIDYAKISPDVYKAFGGVYVAVQKSGLPKQLVDLVYLRVSQINGCAYCIDMHSRDLLKSGLAVDKLVLVPVWHDAGAVFSARERAALAWAETVTRVAETGVPDTDYESATAEFGDKELADLTYAISLMNAFNRFGVTFRSTPAATVAAAAAA, encoded by the coding sequence ATGAGCAATCGCATCGACTACGCCAAGATTTCGCCCGACGTCTACAAGGCCTTCGGCGGGGTGTATGTCGCCGTCCAGAAAAGCGGCCTGCCCAAGCAACTGGTCGACCTCGTCTACCTGCGCGTGTCGCAGATCAACGGCTGCGCCTACTGCATCGACATGCATTCGCGCGACCTGCTCAAGTCCGGCCTTGCGGTCGACAAGCTGGTGCTGGTGCCGGTGTGGCACGACGCGGGCGCGGTGTTCAGTGCACGCGAACGCGCGGCACTCGCCTGGGCGGAAACCGTGACGCGCGTCGCCGAGACGGGCGTTCCCGATACCGACTACGAATCCGCCACCGCCGAATTCGGCGACAAGGAACTGGCCGACCTCACCTATGCGATCAGCCTGATGAACGCCTTCAACCGCTTCGGCGTCACCTTCCGCTCGACGCCCGCCGCCACGGTGGCTGCCGCGGCTGCGGCCTGA
- the polA gene encoding DNA polymerase I, translating into MTDKKTLLLVDGSSYLYRAFHAMPDLRAVPGDPKSPATGAIRGMINMMTALRREVRADYAACIFDAPGKTFRDDWYPEYKANRSPMPDDLRSQIDPIHEVVKLLGWPVLSVPDVEADDVIGTLAKIAAAQGVEVIVSSGDKDLSQLVDEHITIIDTMNGKKRDIAGVTAEFGVPPNLMVDYQTLVGDSVDNVPGVEKVGPKTAAKWLLEYGSLDALVERAAEVKGAAGENLRKALDKLPLSRKLVTIRTDCDLEGHVTGLPSLEGLPVGAPQTDELKPFYEKFGFKSLVKSLEAQAVPPELIEENIKKKATKANTDQGGLFDEPSDLSALDAAAPASNLKYDTITTWELFDTWLAKLEAAELAAIDTETTSLDEMVAQIVGVSFSVEPGEAAYIPLTHNYPDAPAQLPIDEVLARLKPWLENADKKKLGQHIKYDRHVFANHGIEVQGYAHDTMLQSYVLEVHKPHGLSSLAERHLGRSGISYEDLCGKGAHQISFSQVDVAKAAEYSCEDSDQTLDVHRTLWPQLEADEKLRFVYQLEMDSSEALYRVERNGVMIDSATLAAQSHELGTRIMALEQEAYEIAGQPFNLGSPKQIGEIFFTKLGLPVVKKTPSGAPSTDEEVLEKLAEDYPLPAKILEHRGLSKLKGTYTDKLGQLANPRTGRVHTHYAQAVAVTGRLSSNDPNLQNIPIRTPEGRRVREAFVAPAGSVIASADYSQIELRIMAHISGDESLLRAFTEGIDVHRATAAEVFGSTPDQVSSEQRRYAKVINFGLIYGMSSFGLAKNLGIETKAAASYIERYFARYPGVKAYMDETKALAKEQGYVETVFGRRLYLPEINSPNGPRRGGAERAAINAPMQGTAADLIKLSMVKVQNVLDEEKRATKMIMQVHDELVFEVPEAEVEWVRTEIPRLMAGVAALKVPLLAEIGIGPNWDKAH; encoded by the coding sequence ATGACCGACAAGAAAACGCTGCTGCTCGTCGATGGCTCGAGCTACCTGTACCGGGCCTTCCACGCCATGCCCGACCTGCGCGCCGTGCCCGGCGACCCGAAGAGCCCGGCCACCGGCGCCATCCGGGGAATGATCAACATGATGACGGCGCTGCGCCGCGAGGTGCGCGCCGACTACGCCGCCTGCATCTTCGATGCGCCCGGCAAGACCTTCCGCGACGACTGGTATCCCGAATACAAGGCCAACCGCTCGCCGATGCCCGACGACCTGCGCAGCCAGATCGACCCCATCCACGAAGTGGTGAAGCTGCTGGGCTGGCCGGTGCTCAGCGTGCCCGACGTGGAGGCCGACGACGTGATCGGCACGCTCGCCAAGATCGCCGCCGCACAGGGCGTCGAGGTGATCGTCTCCAGCGGCGACAAGGACCTGAGCCAGCTGGTCGACGAGCACATCACCATCATCGACACGATGAATGGCAAGAAGCGCGACATCGCCGGCGTGACGGCCGAGTTCGGCGTGCCGCCGAACCTGATGGTCGATTACCAGACGCTCGTGGGCGACTCTGTCGACAACGTGCCCGGCGTCGAGAAGGTCGGCCCGAAGACCGCTGCCAAGTGGCTGCTCGAATACGGCTCGCTCGATGCACTGGTCGAACGCGCCGCCGAAGTGAAGGGCGCCGCAGGCGAAAACCTGCGCAAGGCGCTCGACAAGCTGCCCCTGAGCCGCAAGCTCGTCACCATCCGCACCGATTGCGACCTCGAGGGGCACGTCACCGGCCTGCCGTCGCTCGAAGGCCTGCCGGTCGGCGCGCCGCAGACCGACGAGCTCAAGCCCTTCTACGAGAAGTTCGGTTTCAAGAGCCTCGTCAAGTCGCTCGAAGCGCAGGCGGTTCCGCCCGAGCTGATCGAAGAGAACATCAAGAAGAAGGCCACCAAGGCCAACACCGACCAGGGCGGCCTGTTCGACGAGCCTTCGGACCTGAGCGCGCTCGACGCCGCCGCGCCCGCGAGCAACCTCAAGTACGACACCATCACCACCTGGGAACTGTTCGACACCTGGCTCGCGAAGCTCGAAGCCGCCGAGCTCGCGGCGATCGACACCGAGACCACCTCGCTCGACGAAATGGTCGCGCAGATCGTCGGCGTGAGCTTCAGCGTCGAGCCCGGCGAGGCTGCCTACATTCCGCTCACGCACAACTACCCCGATGCGCCCGCGCAACTGCCCATCGACGAGGTGCTCGCCAGGCTCAAGCCCTGGCTCGAGAACGCCGACAAGAAAAAGCTCGGCCAGCACATCAAGTACGACCGCCATGTGTTCGCCAACCACGGCATCGAGGTGCAGGGCTATGCGCACGACACCATGCTGCAGAGCTACGTGCTCGAAGTGCACAAGCCGCACGGCCTTTCCAGCCTCGCAGAGCGGCATCTGGGTCGCAGCGGCATCTCCTACGAAGACCTGTGCGGCAAGGGCGCGCACCAGATCTCCTTCAGCCAGGTCGACGTCGCCAAAGCGGCCGAATACTCGTGCGAGGACAGCGACCAGACCCTGGATGTGCACCGCACTCTGTGGCCCCAGCTCGAAGCCGACGAGAAGCTGCGCTTCGTCTACCAGCTCGAGATGGATTCGAGCGAGGCGCTCTACCGCGTGGAGCGCAACGGCGTGATGATCGACAGCGCCACGCTCGCCGCGCAGAGCCACGAACTCGGCACGCGCATCATGGCGCTCGAGCAGGAGGCCTACGAGATCGCGGGCCAGCCCTTCAACCTCGGTTCGCCCAAGCAGATCGGGGAGATCTTCTTCACCAAGCTGGGCCTGCCGGTGGTCAAGAAAACCCCGAGCGGCGCGCCCAGCACCGACGAAGAGGTGCTGGAGAAACTGGCCGAGGACTATCCGCTCCCCGCCAAGATCCTCGAACACCGCGGCCTCTCGAAACTCAAGGGCACCTACACCGACAAGCTCGGCCAGCTGGCCAACCCGCGCACCGGCCGCGTCCACACGCACTATGCGCAGGCCGTCGCGGTGACGGGGCGCCTGAGCAGCAACGACCCGAACCTGCAGAACATCCCGATCCGCACGCCCGAAGGCCGGCGCGTGCGCGAGGCTTTCGTGGCACCTGCCGGCAGCGTGATCGCCAGCGCCGACTACTCGCAGATCGAGTTGCGCATCATGGCCCACATCAGCGGCGACGAGTCGCTCCTGCGCGCCTTCACCGAGGGCATCGACGTGCACCGCGCGACCGCCGCCGAAGTGTTCGGCTCCACGCCCGACCAGGTGTCGAGCGAGCAGCGCCGCTACGCGAAGGTCATCAACTTCGGCCTCATCTACGGCATGAGCAGCTTCGGCCTGGCGAAAAACCTCGGCATCGAGACCAAGGCCGCGGCCTCCTACATCGAGCGCTACTTCGCGCGCTACCCGGGCGTGAAGGCGTACATGGACGAGACCAAGGCGCTCGCCAAGGAGCAGGGCTACGTGGAGACCGTGTTCGGCCGCCGCCTGTACCTGCCCGAGATCAATTCGCCCAACGGTCCGCGCCGCGGCGGCGCCGAGCGCGCGGCCATCAACGCGCCGATGCAGGGCACGGCGGCCGACCTCATCAAGCTGAGCATGGTCAAGGTACAGAACGTGCTTGACGAAGAAAAGCGCGCCACCAAGATGATCATGCAGGTGCACGACGAACTGGTGTTCGAAGTGCCCGAGGCCGAAGTCGAATGGGTGCGCACCGAAATCCCGCGCCTGATGGCCGGCGTGGCGGCACTCAAGGTGCCGCTGCTCGCCGAGATCGGCATCGGTCCCAACTGGGACAAAGCCCACTGA
- a CDS encoding PLP-dependent aminotransferase family protein, producing the protein MTTVDKSASISPLDPTAAEPYYRQIYERFRSAIASGLLKPGDRIPSARALTKELGLARGTIDTAYSLLAAEGYIQARGQAGTIVTPGLKPRTPVVTPSPVIDTGTSSIGFRPYSILPFQMGLPALDEFPRKIWARLGARRARAMQPSDMTHPSVFGQPMLRAEIAAYLQVSRGIHCAASQVFVTSGYRHSIELIALALLKAGDRVWLEDPGYPPTRELLAQMQIAGVPVPVDEDGMVIAEGVRSAPRARAAVVTPAHQSPLGVSLSLQRRLALLDWAGRNNAWIVEDDYDGEYRYVSRPLPALKSLDRDGRVLYAGTFSKVLFPSLRLAYLVVPQAQVERFEQIIQTFAGGSPELTQSIVTAFIKEGHFARHIQRMRKLYAERREATSAGLASVLGQRVRIDALPGGMHLILRLAGRQSDRKLMLRMREEGLFAEALSEWTQNGKGASALLVNFTNIESRATAEKLGKRILALM; encoded by the coding sequence ATGACGACCGTCGACAAGTCCGCCTCCATCTCGCCCCTGGACCCCACCGCGGCCGAGCCCTACTACCGGCAGATCTACGAGCGCTTTCGCAGCGCCATCGCCAGCGGATTGCTCAAACCGGGCGACCGGATTCCGTCGGCCCGCGCGTTGACCAAGGAACTGGGCCTGGCCAGGGGCACCATCGACACCGCGTACTCCCTGCTGGCCGCCGAGGGGTACATCCAGGCCCGCGGCCAGGCGGGGACCATCGTCACGCCGGGCCTCAAGCCGCGCACGCCCGTGGTCACCCCATCGCCCGTGATCGACACCGGGACTTCCTCGATCGGCTTTCGTCCGTATTCGATCCTTCCGTTCCAGATGGGCCTGCCCGCGCTGGACGAATTTCCCCGAAAGATATGGGCCCGCCTCGGTGCGCGGCGCGCGCGCGCCATGCAGCCGTCCGACATGACCCATCCCTCGGTCTTCGGACAGCCGATGCTGCGTGCGGAAATCGCCGCCTATCTCCAGGTGTCGCGCGGCATCCACTGCGCGGCATCGCAGGTGTTCGTGACCTCGGGATACCGGCACTCCATCGAGCTGATCGCCCTTGCGCTGCTCAAGGCGGGAGACCGCGTGTGGCTCGAAGACCCGGGCTATCCGCCCACGCGGGAGCTGCTTGCGCAGATGCAGATCGCGGGCGTGCCGGTGCCGGTGGACGAGGACGGCATGGTCATTGCCGAAGGCGTCAGGTCGGCGCCGCGTGCGCGTGCGGCCGTGGTCACGCCGGCGCACCAGAGCCCGCTGGGCGTGTCCTTGTCCCTGCAGCGGCGACTGGCGTTGCTGGACTGGGCGGGGCGCAACAACGCATGGATCGTCGAGGACGACTACGACGGCGAGTACCGCTACGTGAGCCGCCCCCTGCCTGCGCTCAAGAGCCTGGACCGCGACGGGCGCGTGCTCTATGCGGGTACCTTCAGCAAGGTGCTTTTTCCGAGCCTGCGGCTGGCCTATCTCGTGGTGCCGCAAGCGCAGGTCGAGCGCTTCGAGCAGATCATCCAGACCTTCGCGGGCGGCAGCCCCGAGCTCACGCAATCCATCGTCACGGCATTCATCAAGGAGGGCCACTTCGCGCGCCACATCCAGCGCATGCGCAAGCTCTACGCCGAGCGCCGCGAGGCGACGAGCGCGGGCCTGGCGAGCGTGCTGGGCCAACGCGTGCGCATCGACGCGCTGCCCGGCGGCATGCACCTGATCCTGCGGCTTGCGGGCCGCCAGTCGGACCGCAAGCTCATGCTGCGCATGCGGGAAGAGGGCCTCTTCGCGGAGGCACTGTCGGAATGGACGCAGAACGGCAAGGGTGCCTCGGCATTGCTCGTCAACTTCACGAACATCGAATCCCGGGCCACGGCCGAGAAACTGGGAAAACGCATCCTGGCCCTGATGTAG
- a CDS encoding M20/M25/M40 family metallo-hydrolase: MKHQPRKFLLAAVCAAFLGTAFAAPDARIAALAAKEKPALLDTLKELVSIESGSRDLEGLEKISDLIAAKFKALGGEVELIDPSAEAYRMDDTPEKIGRVVRATFKGTGTKKIMLIAHMDTVYTVGMLNKQQFRIEGDKAYGLGIADDKQGVAVITHTVAMLQALKFKEYGTLTVLINGDEEISSPGARALITRLGGEQDAVMSFEGSSIKDDKLSLATAGIASVTLHVAGKASHAGSAPELGVNALYELSHQILQMRDLSDPATGLKMNWTISKSGTNRNVIPASATASADVRVLKVADYDRIEQQVNERVKKQLIPEAKVELKFERRRPPLEATAASIAFAKHAQAIYKDELGRPLGADDKAAGGGTDAAFASLRTKAPVVERFGLQGFGAHSADAEYVLVDSIEPRLYLATRMVMDIARGKTGN, translated from the coding sequence ATGAAACACCAGCCCCGCAAATTCCTGCTCGCCGCCGTCTGCGCCGCCTTCCTCGGCACCGCCTTCGCCGCCCCCGATGCCCGCATCGCCGCGCTCGCCGCGAAAGAAAAGCCCGCGCTGCTCGACACGCTCAAGGAGCTGGTCTCCATCGAGTCGGGCAGCCGCGACCTCGAAGGCCTGGAAAAAATCTCCGACCTCATCGCCGCGAAGTTCAAGGCGCTGGGCGGCGAGGTCGAGCTGATCGATCCGAGCGCCGAGGCCTACCGCATGGACGACACGCCCGAGAAGATCGGCCGCGTCGTGCGCGCCACCTTCAAGGGCACGGGCACGAAGAAGATCATGCTCATCGCGCACATGGACACGGTCTACACCGTGGGCATGCTCAACAAGCAGCAGTTCCGCATCGAGGGCGACAAGGCCTACGGCCTGGGCATCGCCGACGACAAGCAGGGCGTGGCGGTCATCACCCACACGGTGGCGATGCTTCAGGCGCTGAAGTTCAAGGAGTACGGCACGCTCACCGTGCTGATCAACGGGGACGAGGAAATCAGCTCGCCGGGCGCACGCGCGCTCATCACGCGGCTGGGCGGCGAGCAGGACGCGGTGATGTCGTTCGAAGGCTCCTCCATCAAGGACGACAAGCTTTCGCTCGCGACCGCGGGCATCGCTTCCGTCACCCTGCATGTCGCGGGCAAGGCGTCGCATGCGGGCTCCGCGCCCGAGCTGGGCGTGAATGCGCTCTACGAACTCTCGCACCAGATCCTGCAGATGCGCGATCTCTCGGACCCCGCCACCGGCCTCAAGATGAACTGGACTATCTCGAAGTCGGGCACCAACCGCAACGTGATCCCGGCGTCGGCCACCGCGAGCGCCGACGTGCGCGTGCTCAAGGTCGCCGACTACGACCGCATCGAGCAGCAGGTCAACGAGCGCGTGAAGAAGCAGCTGATTCCCGAGGCCAAGGTCGAGCTGAAGTTCGAGCGGCGCCGACCGCCGCTCGAGGCCACCGCCGCCTCGATCGCGTTCGCCAAGCATGCGCAGGCGATCTACAAGGACGAGCTCGGCCGCCCGCTGGGCGCCGACGACAAGGCCGCCGGCGGCGGCACCGACGCCGCCTTCGCCTCGCTCAGGACCAAGGCGCCCGTCGTCGAGCGCTTCGGCCTGCAGGGTTTCGGCGCGCATTCGGCCGATGCCGAATATGTGCTGGTCGATTCCATCGAGCCGCGCCTGTATCTCGCAACGCGCATGGTGATGGACATCGCACGCGGCAAGACCGGCAACTGA